Proteins found in one Erythrobacter sp. KY5 genomic segment:
- a CDS encoding acyl-CoA dehydrogenase family protein, which produces MFQFPRLAFDAQADDLRAQIRSFLSTERASGGFVPQADCWVSAADPEFSRKLGAQGWLGITWPKEYGGHARPMAHRFVVTEELLAAGAPVAAHWIADRQTGSHILQYGTEEQKHDILPRIAAGECFTAIGMSEPQAGSDLAAIKTSAKRTDTGWVLSGRKIWSTGAHFSHYIIVLARTSPAEGRNRQVGLSQFLVDLSLPGVDISGIRDLGDTPHFNETLFEDVELPGDALLGTEGNGWAQCMGELALERSGPERFLTSLIVLETALPVIARHADDRRAGEVGSILANLRVLRRMSLGVAELLERGESPATLAAVVKEMGNRLENDVVAKLRNVLAGIPRGEWPDGLGTLLRDAVLHLPSNTLRGGTTEILRGIIAREMGMR; this is translated from the coding sequence ATGTTCCAGTTTCCCCGTCTCGCTTTTGACGCCCAAGCCGACGACTTGAGAGCGCAGATCCGATCATTCCTCTCTACAGAGCGCGCGTCGGGCGGCTTTGTGCCGCAGGCGGATTGCTGGGTCTCGGCCGCTGACCCGGAATTCAGTCGCAAGCTTGGCGCACAAGGCTGGCTCGGCATCACGTGGCCGAAGGAATATGGCGGGCATGCGCGGCCCATGGCGCACCGCTTCGTCGTGACCGAGGAATTGCTCGCAGCGGGCGCTCCGGTTGCCGCGCACTGGATCGCGGACCGCCAGACGGGCAGCCATATCCTGCAATACGGCACCGAAGAGCAGAAGCACGATATTCTGCCTCGCATTGCAGCGGGCGAGTGCTTTACCGCCATCGGGATGAGCGAACCGCAGGCGGGTTCAGACCTTGCGGCGATCAAGACGTCGGCGAAGCGCACGGATACGGGGTGGGTGCTGTCGGGGCGCAAGATCTGGTCGACCGGCGCGCATTTCTCGCATTACATAATCGTCCTTGCGCGCACCTCGCCTGCAGAGGGGCGCAATCGGCAGGTTGGCCTGTCGCAGTTCCTCGTCGACCTCTCGCTTCCCGGCGTCGATATCTCGGGCATTCGCGACCTTGGCGACACACCGCATTTCAACGAAACACTGTTCGAGGATGTGGAGTTGCCGGGTGATGCCTTGCTCGGGACCGAAGGCAATGGCTGGGCGCAGTGCATGGGCGAACTCGCGCTGGAGCGCTCGGGACCGGAGCGGTTTCTGACGTCGCTGATCGTGCTCGAAACCGCGCTGCCGGTGATCGCGCGCCATGCCGACGACCGCAGGGCCGGCGAGGTCGGGTCGATCCTTGCCAATCTCCGCGTGCTGAGGCGCATGTCGCTGGGGGTGGCGGAGTTGCTCGAGCGGGGGGAATCACCGGCAACGCTTGCCGCCGTGGTCAAGGAAATGGGCAATCGGCTTGAGAACGATGTCGTCGCAAAGCTGCGCAATGTGCTTGCTGGCATCCCGAGAGGCGAGTGGCCCGACGGACTGGGAACGCTGCTAAGAGACGCGGTGCTGCATTTGCCGTCCAACACCTTGCGCGGCGGGACGACGGAGATACTGCGCGGCATCATCGCTCGCGAAATGGGGATGCGGTGA